In Halobaculum limi, one DNA window encodes the following:
- a CDS encoding thioredoxin domain-containing protein has translation MHAPDSFTRRRALSAVAAVSAAGLAGCLGEQGGGDRVQSLPRPVRGDPDAAVTITTFEDFVCPHCQTFATQVLPDLEADYIEKGTVRHEHYDFPIPVDDRWSWQVPSAARAVQDTVGTEAFFEFVHLLFTEGWSNGRAQYSEDLLASLAEEVGATPDDVVAAATSNRYRPVVESDRETGTKRGVRGTPAVFVNGTFIEQPTFSNIEAAIETSR, from the coding sequence ATGCACGCTCCCGACTCGTTCACCCGACGGCGCGCACTCTCGGCGGTCGCGGCCGTCTCGGCCGCCGGTCTCGCCGGGTGTCTCGGCGAGCAGGGCGGTGGTGATAGAGTCCAGTCGCTCCCGCGTCCCGTCCGGGGCGACCCAGACGCCGCGGTCACCATCACGACGTTCGAGGACTTCGTCTGCCCACACTGTCAGACGTTCGCGACGCAGGTCCTCCCAGACCTCGAAGCCGACTACATCGAGAAGGGAACGGTTCGCCACGAACACTACGACTTCCCCATCCCGGTCGACGACCGCTGGTCGTGGCAGGTTCCGAGCGCCGCCCGCGCGGTCCAAGACACCGTCGGAACGGAGGCGTTCTTCGAGTTCGTCCACCTGCTGTTCACCGAGGGATGGTCGAACGGTCGCGCGCAGTACAGCGAAGACCTGCTGGCGTCGCTCGCCGAGGAGGTCGGCGCGACCCCCGACGATGTGGTCGCCGCGGCCACATCCAATCGCTACCGCCCGGTCGTCGAGTCGGACAGGGAAACTGGGACCAAACGCGGCGTCAGGGGGACGCCCGCGGTGTTCGTCAACGGGACGTTCATCGAGCAACCGACGTTCTCGAACATCGAGGCAGCCATCGAGACGTCTCGCTGA
- the rnhB gene encoding ribonuclease HII: MLGADEAGKGPVLGPMVAGAVRADPDAIPEAVDDSKRLTLARREELDAALRDDDRVAVAVAHVTVDRIDDPATDMNTLTVAGQAEALAQLARKGDRAVVDAGDVSESRFGTRVADAVAAETARDGESGCRLDVTAEHGADESYPVVAAASVVAKVERDRVVADLDARYRDRGYDGVGSGYPSDPNTRAFLTAYVDREGDLPACARRSWSTCDDLLAAAEQSALDQF; the protein is encoded by the coding sequence ATGCTCGGCGCAGACGAGGCGGGGAAAGGTCCCGTGTTGGGTCCGATGGTGGCGGGTGCAGTCCGTGCGGACCCCGACGCTATCCCGGAGGCCGTCGACGACTCGAAACGGCTCACCCTGGCCCGCCGCGAGGAACTCGACGCCGCCCTCCGCGACGACGACCGGGTGGCGGTCGCCGTCGCGCACGTCACCGTCGACCGCATCGACGACCCCGCGACGGACATGAACACGCTCACCGTCGCCGGACAGGCGGAAGCACTCGCACAACTGGCCCGCAAGGGTGACCGTGCGGTCGTCGACGCCGGCGACGTGAGCGAGTCCAGATTCGGAACCCGCGTCGCTGACGCCGTCGCCGCAGAGACCGCACGAGACGGCGAATCGGGCTGTCGCCTCGACGTGACGGCCGAACACGGCGCCGACGAGTCGTACCCCGTCGTCGCCGCCGCGAGCGTCGTCGCGAAAGTGGAGCGCGACCGCGTCGTGGCGGACCTAGACGCTCGCTACCGCGACCGGGGCTACGACGGCGTCGGCAGCGGCTACCCCTCCGATCCGAACACGCGGGCGTTCCTCACAGCGTACGTCGACCGCGAGGGTGACCTGCCCGCGTGTGCCCGCCGCTCGTGGAGTACCTGCGACGACCTCCTCGCCGCCGCCGAACAGTCGGCACTCGACCAGTTCTGA
- a CDS encoding tRNA pseudouridine(54/55) synthase Pus10 — protein sequence MTDSDADTVADADADADPDEAAFADALDTARALLATGPLCDHCLGRPFAERSFGLGNHDRGHGLRVAVALADDTDFEPGAGEDCWVCEGVFERVDEFAERAADAVADYNYSTYQVGTRVPPLAEENDRLLREDAGLSPDAGEPLRKELNREVGKRVGQVTETEVDFDRPHVQFLLDVDADRVEATVNSAHVYGRYRKLERDIPQTEWPCSDCRGSGRQGREQCDTCDGSGYLYPESVEQLTAPVVEDVMEGVESTFHGAGREDVDALMLGTGRPFVIEVDEPRRRDIDVERLEADINAFADGKVEVEGLRLCSHEMVERVKELEATKRYRAAVEFADDVTAEQLAAAVADLDGATIEQYTPNRVDHRRASLTRTRTAREVTAELEDARHATVEVHGDGGLYIKELISGDEGRTEPSLAGLLGVESEVTALDVLAVEGEAEAFEDEAFFLGDDE from the coding sequence ATGACCGACTCCGACGCCGACACCGTCGCCGACGCGGACGCGGACGCGGACCCCGACGAGGCGGCGTTCGCCGACGCCCTCGACACCGCGCGGGCGTTGCTCGCGACCGGACCGCTGTGTGACCACTGTCTCGGCCGTCCGTTCGCCGAGCGCTCGTTCGGCCTCGGCAACCACGACCGCGGCCACGGCCTCCGCGTCGCCGTCGCCCTCGCGGACGACACGGACTTCGAGCCGGGTGCAGGCGAGGACTGCTGGGTGTGTGAGGGCGTATTCGAGCGCGTCGACGAGTTCGCCGAACGCGCCGCCGACGCCGTCGCCGACTACAACTACTCGACGTACCAGGTCGGCACGCGCGTCCCGCCGCTGGCCGAGGAGAACGACCGACTCCTGCGCGAGGACGCCGGCCTCTCGCCCGACGCGGGCGAACCGCTCCGGAAGGAACTCAACCGCGAGGTGGGCAAGCGCGTCGGACAGGTGACCGAAACCGAGGTGGACTTCGACCGCCCGCACGTCCAGTTCCTCCTCGACGTCGACGCCGACCGCGTCGAAGCGACGGTCAACTCCGCCCACGTCTACGGTCGCTACCGAAAACTGGAGCGCGACATCCCGCAGACCGAGTGGCCCTGCTCTGACTGCCGTGGCTCCGGCCGACAAGGCCGCGAGCAGTGTGACACCTGCGACGGGTCCGGCTATCTGTACCCCGAGAGCGTCGAGCAACTCACCGCGCCCGTCGTCGAGGACGTGATGGAGGGCGTCGAGTCCACCTTCCACGGCGCGGGGCGAGAGGACGTGGACGCCCTGATGCTCGGGACGGGCCGCCCGTTCGTCATCGAAGTCGACGAGCCACGCCGCCGCGACATCGACGTCGAACGCCTCGAAGCCGACATCAACGCCTTCGCCGACGGGAAGGTGGAGGTCGAAGGGCTTCGCCTGTGTTCCCACGAGATGGTCGAGCGTGTGAAAGAACTCGAGGCGACGAAGCGCTACCGCGCCGCCGTCGAGTTCGCAGACGACGTGACCGCTGAGCAACTCGCAGCGGCCGTCGCGGACCTCGACGGCGCGACTATCGAGCAGTACACGCCCAACCGGGTCGACCATCGCCGTGCGTCGCTGACGCGCACTCGGACGGCCCGCGAGGTGACGGCGGAACTGGAGGACGCCCGCCACGCCACCGTCGAGGTCCACGGCGACGGCGGCCTCTACATCAAGGAACTCATCTCCGGCGACGAGGGCCGAACCGAACCGAGTCTCGCGGGACTGCTCGGCGTCGAGAGTGAGGTGACGGCGCTGGACGTCCTCGCCGTGGAGGGGGAGGCGGAGGCGTTCGAAGACGAGGCGTTCTTCCTCGGCGACGACGAGTAG
- a CDS encoding transcription initiation factor IIB, producing MTTRRRERDHTEEHDAEHVDPEDLDDEELVRTDEGELIHEPTGLIIEEDNVDRGPEWRAFNATERDRKSRVGSPMTQTMHDKGLTTSIDWRNRDAGGRQLSAEKRSRMERLRTWQERIRTQDAGERNLQVALSEIERMSSAQGVPKSVREVASVMYRRALSEDLIRGRSIEAMATASLYASCRQEGIPRSLDDFVGVSRVGRREIARAYRYISGELSLALRPVDPAEHVPRFCSELDLSEEVKQRATRIVNETTEMGLHAGKSPTGFAAAAIYLASMLSNDKRTQSDIADVADVTVVTVRNRYKEQMDAIEIGTL from the coding sequence GTGACGACCCGACGACGAGAGCGGGATCACACCGAGGAACACGACGCAGAACACGTCGACCCGGAGGACCTCGACGACGAGGAACTCGTCCGGACCGACGAGGGCGAACTGATCCACGAACCAACGGGCCTCATCATCGAGGAAGACAACGTCGACCGCGGGCCGGAGTGGCGCGCGTTCAACGCGACCGAACGCGACCGCAAGAGCCGCGTGGGGTCGCCGATGACCCAGACGATGCACGACAAAGGTCTCACCACCAGCATCGACTGGCGCAATCGCGACGCGGGCGGTCGGCAACTCTCGGCGGAGAAACGCTCTCGGATGGAGCGACTGCGGACGTGGCAAGAGCGTATCCGCACGCAAGACGCCGGTGAGCGCAACCTCCAAGTCGCGCTCTCAGAGATCGAACGAATGTCTTCGGCGCAAGGCGTGCCGAAGTCCGTCCGAGAGGTGGCGTCGGTGATGTACCGCCGCGCACTCTCGGAGGACCTCATTCGCGGACGTTCTATCGAGGCGATGGCGACGGCGTCGCTGTACGCCTCCTGTCGCCAAGAGGGGATCCCTCGGTCGCTCGACGACTTCGTCGGCGTCTCGCGGGTCGGTCGCCGCGAGATCGCACGAGCGTACCGCTACATCTCCGGCGAACTGAGTCTCGCGCTCAGGCCCGTCGATCCGGCCGAACACGTCCCGCGGTTCTGCTCGGAACTGGACCTCTCCGAGGAGGTGAAACAGCGGGCGACGCGGATCGTCAACGAGACGACCGAGATGGGACTCCACGCCGGGAAGTCGCCGACGGGATTCGCGGCCGCCGCGATCTACCTCGCGTCGATGCTGTCGAACGACAAGCGCACGCAGTCGGACATCGCGGACGTCGCCGACGTGACGGTCGTCACCGTCCGCAACCGATACAAAGAGCAGATGGACGCGATCGAGATCGGCACGCTCTGA
- a CDS encoding DICT sensory domain-containing protein, which translates to MVLDAQFETLAAAQPADRHLTVVRRDGGTPLDSMLRRLFADQPVSVSGDPATTGAATADDDVAVLVEDGEVLATSPLAALERAILLVNSDLYTTGTLPLADADLPTVLTELADVPFRLRGYPLAHKEKLLLIAMSRQIELRAHRADAGELHASFQQLSRVNDEVGTRRTYRSLAEAPVDVHVYGEPDWNPESALDVTAHTGYGTGYSDSWFVVFDPPASAVERDVTPVGLLALETEPRVWRGIWTFRPDAVSDLAETIRRQL; encoded by the coding sequence ATGGTGTTGGACGCGCAGTTCGAGACGCTCGCGGCGGCACAGCCAGCCGACAGACACCTGACGGTGGTGCGCCGCGACGGCGGAACACCGCTCGACTCGATGCTTCGCAGACTGTTCGCTGACCAACCCGTGTCGGTGAGTGGCGACCCCGCCACGACCGGGGCGGCGACGGCGGACGACGACGTCGCGGTCCTCGTCGAGGACGGCGAGGTCTTGGCGACGTCGCCGTTGGCGGCGTTGGAACGGGCCATCTTGCTCGTCAACTCCGACCTGTACACGACTGGCACGCTACCGCTCGCGGATGCGGACCTGCCGACGGTGCTCACCGAGTTGGCGGACGTGCCGTTTCGCCTCCGGGGGTACCCGCTGGCGCACAAGGAGAAACTGCTGCTCATCGCGATGAGTCGCCAGATCGAACTCCGGGCACACCGCGCCGACGCCGGGGAACTGCACGCCTCCTTCCAGCAACTGTCACGGGTCAACGACGAGGTGGGGACGCGCCGAACGTACCGCTCGCTTGCTGAGGCCCCCGTCGACGTCCACGTGTACGGCGAACCCGACTGGAACCCCGAGTCCGCGCTCGACGTGACCGCACACACGGGCTACGGTACGGGCTACAGCGACTCGTGGTTCGTCGTCTTCGACCCGCCGGCGTCGGCGGTCGAACGAGACGTGACCCCAGTTGGCCTCTTGGCACTCGAAACGGAGCCACGTGTGTGGCGGGGAATCTGGACGTTCAGACCCGATGCCGTCTCCGACCTCGCCGAGACGATCCGACGACAGCTGTAA
- a CDS encoding amidohydrolase family protein — protein sequence MSDSDSGAVVVRGGTVHTQTERGTVEGDVLLVDGEVAAVGDVDAPADATEVDATGMHVTPGLIDAHSHAGMAEWGEPEDGDFNEGTSATTPHVNALDGFHPRDEELQGAFQNGVTTVSARMGSGNVIGGIICSMKTYGTVADRMLIKEDGMKAAMGENPKRFHGEREGRQPSTRPGVAATLREEFMATEDYIQRRDHARENGEPFERELGRENLARVIEGDLPLRVHAHRSDDIMTVFRIAEEFGIDRLSIEHATEGHVVAGEFAERDVPAIVGPSFSSASKYELRNITFETPAILHEAGVTVAIQTDAPVIPQQHLDVCVGLAVREGFPEEAALDAVTTNPAEILGIRDRVGDLAEGTDGDLVVWDGPFHEMNTRSQYVVVDGEVVFDRERDDVDPREEYAW from the coding sequence ATGAGCGACTCCGATAGCGGGGCAGTCGTCGTCCGCGGCGGGACGGTCCACACACAGACGGAACGCGGAACGGTCGAGGGCGACGTCCTCCTCGTCGACGGCGAGGTGGCCGCCGTCGGCGACGTCGACGCGCCCGCCGACGCGACGGAGGTGGACGCGACCGGGATGCACGTCACGCCGGGCCTCATCGACGCCCACAGCCACGCGGGGATGGCCGAGTGGGGCGAACCCGAGGACGGCGACTTCAACGAGGGTACCAGCGCGACGACGCCGCACGTCAACGCCCTCGACGGCTTCCACCCTCGCGACGAGGAGTTGCAGGGCGCGTTCCAGAACGGCGTCACGACCGTCTCCGCGCGGATGGGGTCGGGCAACGTCATCGGCGGCATCATCTGCTCGATGAAGACGTACGGCACGGTTGCCGACCGGATGCTGATCAAAGAAGACGGGATGAAGGCCGCGATGGGCGAGAACCCCAAGCGCTTCCACGGCGAACGCGAGGGTCGCCAGCCGTCGACCCGGCCCGGCGTGGCCGCCACCCTCCGCGAGGAATTCATGGCGACCGAGGACTACATCCAGCGCCGCGACCACGCCCGCGAGAACGGCGAACCGTTCGAGCGCGAGTTGGGCCGCGAGAACCTCGCGCGGGTCATCGAAGGCGACCTGCCCCTCCGGGTTCACGCCCACCGCTCGGACGACATCATGACGGTGTTCCGCATCGCCGAGGAGTTCGGCATCGACCGCCTCTCCATCGAACACGCGACGGAGGGCCACGTCGTCGCCGGGGAGTTCGCCGAGCGCGACGTACCCGCTATCGTCGGCCCGTCGTTCTCGTCGGCCTCGAAGTACGAACTCCGCAACATCACCTTCGAGACGCCGGCCATCCTCCACGAGGCGGGCGTCACCGTCGCCATCCAGACGGACGCGCCGGTCATCCCGCAGCAACACCTCGACGTCTGCGTCGGCCTCGCGGTCCGGGAGGGATTCCCCGAGGAGGCCGCCCTCGACGCCGTGACGACGAACCCCGCCGAGATTCTCGGCATCCGTGACCGCGTCGGCGACCTCGCGGAGGGAACCGACGGCGACCTCGTCGTCTGGGACGGCCCGTTCCACGAGATGAACACCCGGAGCCAGTACGTCGTCGTCGACGGCGAGGTGGTGTTCGACCGCGAACGCGACGATGTGGACCCGCGAGAGGAGTACGCGTGGTGA
- a CDS encoding MFS transporter gives MRTVVLSLVAGVFFGGVGGGVAFPTIPTLGSVLGIAPFLVGIILSINRFTRLLMSTPAGDVLDRMGTRRPMIAGFVVQGLVPFGYLVGLNPPFGLPSSMVFLVSRAAWGIGSAFVFVGAFSTVTHVTTSANRGRWVGYMRGGQSLGFPTGLVLGGVVTDLYGYGEAFAVAGVAGLFAAAVAYRVLPDVTPETGGGSRLRDVPALVRSDPRIGAVGAVNFTIRFLYAGVLLSTVVLYTESNDISLGGLAGTGSSGIVMAVSVVALSISNLAVGRLSDSMGRTTTVVPGLAVFGSGFALAALVPTATGVLAGVGLVGAGAGLAGPPLLAYLGDIAPGGDVGKLGGVYNVFGDLGSTLGPLVALPLAAEVGLATEYLACAGLVVVAAGIAVTTLRDDTETDAAPTPADD, from the coding sequence GTGCGGACGGTCGTCCTCAGCCTCGTCGCCGGCGTGTTCTTCGGCGGCGTCGGTGGCGGCGTCGCGTTCCCGACGATTCCGACGCTCGGGTCGGTGCTCGGCATCGCGCCGTTCCTCGTCGGCATCATCCTCTCGATCAATCGCTTCACCCGCCTGCTGATGTCGACGCCGGCGGGCGACGTCCTCGACCGGATGGGGACGCGCCGCCCGATGATCGCGGGGTTCGTCGTGCAGGGCCTCGTCCCCTTCGGCTACCTCGTCGGGCTGAACCCGCCGTTCGGCCTCCCCTCCTCGATGGTGTTTCTCGTCTCGCGGGCGGCGTGGGGCATCGGGTCGGCGTTCGTCTTCGTCGGGGCGTTCTCGACGGTGACGCACGTGACGACCTCCGCGAACCGGGGGCGGTGGGTCGGGTACATGCGCGGCGGACAGAGCCTCGGCTTCCCGACGGGGCTGGTGCTGGGCGGTGTCGTCACCGACCTGTACGGCTACGGCGAGGCGTTCGCCGTCGCGGGTGTCGCGGGTCTGTTCGCGGCGGCGGTCGCGTATCGCGTCCTCCCCGACGTGACCCCCGAGACGGGCGGCGGCAGTCGCCTGCGCGACGTGCCGGCGCTCGTCCGATCGGACCCGCGCATCGGCGCGGTCGGCGCGGTCAACTTCACCATCCGCTTCCTGTACGCCGGCGTCCTCCTATCGACGGTCGTCCTCTACACCGAGTCGAACGACATCTCGCTTGGTGGTCTCGCCGGAACCGGGTCGAGCGGTATCGTGATGGCCGTCTCTGTCGTCGCGCTCTCCATCTCGAACCTCGCGGTGGGTCGCCTCTCGGACAGTATGGGGCGGACGACGACGGTGGTTCCTGGCCTCGCGGTGTTCGGGTCGGGGTTCGCACTCGCGGCGCTCGTACCGACGGCGACGGGCGTCCTCGCGGGCGTCGGCCTCGTCGGCGCGGGCGCGGGACTGGCCGGGCCGCCGTTACTGGCGTATCTGGGTGACATCGCACCCGGCGGCGACGTTGGGAAACTTGGCGGCGTCTACAACGTCTTCGGCGACCTTGGGTCGACGCTCGGGCCGCTGGTCGCGCTTCCACTGGCGGCGGAGGTCGGCCTCGCAACCGAATACCTGGCGTGTGCCGGATTAGTCGTCGTCGCCGCCGGCATCGCGGTGACGACGCTCCGCGACGACACCGAGACGGACGCGGCACCCACTCCCGCAGACGACTGA
- a CDS encoding peptidase: MTLLCTGYEPFGDHDTNPSGEVAASLDGATVAGHEVVGETLPVAFGPAEERMHELLDEHDPAVVVATGLAAGRAAVCVERVGINVADTVGVPDNAGNDPVDEQLDSDGRDARLSTLPVRETVEACLDAGVPARVSNTAGTHLCNGILYRTLTMLADSDTPAGFLHLPATPEQAAASGADGEAARGGSVTPSLPRELDERAVELAFERALGVDAESSVASE; encoded by the coding sequence ATGACACTCCTTTGCACTGGATACGAGCCGTTCGGCGACCACGACACCAACCCCTCGGGTGAGGTGGCAGCGTCGCTCGACGGCGCGACGGTCGCCGGTCACGAGGTGGTCGGGGAGACGCTACCCGTCGCGTTCGGCCCCGCCGAGGAGCGAATGCACGAGTTGCTCGACGAGCACGACCCGGCCGTCGTCGTCGCGACCGGCCTCGCCGCTGGACGTGCGGCGGTGTGCGTCGAGCGAGTCGGCATCAACGTCGCCGACACGGTCGGCGTCCCCGACAACGCTGGCAACGACCCGGTCGACGAGCAACTCGACTCCGACGGCCGAGACGCCCGACTCTCGACACTCCCCGTACGTGAGACGGTCGAGGCGTGTCTCGACGCCGGCGTTCCCGCTCGCGTCTCGAACACCGCGGGAACGCACCTCTGTAACGGGATTCTGTATCGGACGCTCACGATGCTCGCCGACTCGGACACACCCGCGGGCTTCCTCCACCTCCCTGCGACTCCAGAACAGGCGGCAGCGTCGGGTGCGGACGGTGAGGCCGCCCGCGGTGGGAGTGTCACGCCGAGTCTCCCCCGCGAACTGGACGAGCGAGCGGTCGAACTCGCGTTCGAGAGGGCACTCGGCGTCGACGCGGAGTCCTCGGTGGCTTCGGAATAA
- a CDS encoding DUF2250 domain-containing protein, producing the protein MPEPASLSDADERVLRHLADATADYPALVAANTGLHIPLVERRIATLEERGFLEAATGERIYRITSAGRDALAGETPDATVPATSVPTDETVADGGTSTVDAE; encoded by the coding sequence ATGCCCGAACCAGCGTCTCTCTCCGATGCCGACGAGCGCGTACTCCGCCACTTAGCCGACGCTACAGCGGACTACCCGGCGCTCGTCGCCGCCAACACCGGGCTCCACATTCCGCTCGTGGAGCGTCGCATCGCGACGCTGGAAGAGCGTGGGTTCCTCGAAGCCGCTACCGGCGAGCGTATCTACCGAATTACGAGCGCCGGCAGAGACGCGCTTGCAGGTGAGACACCGGACGCGACCGTCCCGGCGACGAGTGTCCCGACAGACGAGACGGTCGCCGACGGCGGTACCTCTACCGTCGACGCCGAGTAA
- a CDS encoding M28 family metallopeptidase: MRLSNAAVGDARTSGFGWDVLTDLVDVGSRMAGQTGEREGAEVVRDAFEAAGARDARLEEFDIPGWWRGESSLTIHDPHERTHDGQQDVLALPGCPAGEATGRVVDVGDGTYEEFEEHADELEGAIAMVSSATPEGVDRWIHRMEKYVNAADHGAVAFVFRNHLDGSLPPTGEVGYHERPGPIPAVGVSCEVGKRLARYAEEGCEATVSVDCRNEPTTSVNVEAEVGPDTDEHVLLTAHVDAHDIADGANDNGAGSALVAEVGRILARDDVELDTRVRLVTFGSEEIGLWGAYHCAETTDLEDLKCVVNLDGACSSRNIRVGTNGFEAMQSVFCAVTNDLDTTLSTDDTISPHGDQWAFVQEGVPSVMTSTTSDQSGRGWGHTHADTLDKLDSRDLRDVAVQVAEAVARFASEEVETPGRTREQMRDAIDDGYKQELRMGGRWPYGDLE, encoded by the coding sequence ATGCGACTCTCGAACGCGGCGGTCGGCGACGCACGGACCAGCGGGTTCGGCTGGGACGTCCTCACCGACCTGGTCGACGTGGGCAGCAGAATGGCGGGGCAGACGGGCGAACGCGAGGGTGCCGAGGTCGTCCGCGACGCCTTCGAGGCGGCGGGCGCACGCGACGCACGCCTGGAGGAGTTCGACATCCCCGGGTGGTGGCGTGGGGAGTCGTCGCTGACGATTCACGACCCACACGAACGGACGCACGACGGCCAACAGGACGTCCTCGCGCTTCCTGGCTGTCCGGCGGGCGAGGCGACCGGGCGCGTCGTCGACGTGGGCGACGGCACCTACGAGGAGTTCGAGGAACACGCCGACGAACTAGAGGGGGCTATCGCGATGGTCTCCTCGGCGACGCCCGAGGGGGTCGACCGCTGGATCCACCGGATGGAGAAGTACGTCAACGCCGCCGACCACGGCGCGGTCGCGTTCGTCTTCCGTAACCACCTCGACGGGTCGCTCCCGCCCACGGGAGAGGTCGGCTACCACGAACGTCCGGGTCCGATTCCGGCGGTGGGCGTCTCCTGTGAGGTAGGCAAGCGTCTCGCCCGCTACGCCGAGGAGGGGTGTGAGGCGACCGTCTCGGTCGACTGCCGCAACGAACCGACCACCTCGGTCAACGTCGAGGCAGAGGTCGGCCCCGACACCGACGAACACGTCCTCTTGACCGCCCACGTCGACGCCCACGACATCGCCGACGGCGCGAACGACAACGGCGCTGGTTCTGCCCTCGTCGCCGAAGTCGGGCGCATCCTCGCGCGCGACGACGTGGAACTGGACACCCGCGTCCGCCTCGTCACCTTCGGCTCTGAGGAGATCGGGCTGTGGGGGGCGTACCACTGCGCGGAGACGACGGACCTCGAGGATCTCAAGTGCGTCGTCAACCTCGACGGCGCGTGCAGTTCCCGCAACATCCGGGTCGGCACGAACGGCTTCGAGGCGATGCAGTCGGTGTTCTGCGCTGTGACGAACGACCTCGACACCACGCTCTCCACCGACGACACCATCTCCCCGCACGGGGACCAGTGGGCGTTCGTCCAAGAGGGCGTCCCGTCGGTGATGACCTCGACCACCTCCGACCAGTCCGGGCGGGGGTGGGGACACACCCACGCCGACACGCTCGACAAACTCGACTCTCGGGACCTCCGCGACGTGGCGGTGCAGGTCGCCGAGGCCGTCGCTCGTTTCGCTTCCGAGGAGGTAGAGACGCCGGGCCGCACGCGCGAACAGATGCGCGACGCCATCGACGACGGCTACAAACAGGAACTGCGGATGGGCGGCCGCTGGCCGTACGGCGACCTCGAATAA
- a CDS encoding helix-turn-helix domain-containing protein — protein sequence MGAERREPPVGEPMREVVLKIKHNGQPECVASERYPDVTMRSVSSMTGRGDERKRIVEVTGDPDDVAGFIEVFGEGDPVVAADPITPLGESTVFLSLTVAVPEWDSIAELLADLGLHYRTGTVITGGHERWTLYLDEDDDLAAIIDAIEARGNDVELVRQVEMHEVTPTSRLETAGAVHDLTPRQREALSAAIHAGYYGHERDASVEDVADQLGIGTTTAWEHLARAEGKVMADLGELLGPGDDHTAE from the coding sequence ATGGGAGCGGAGCGACGTGAGCCACCGGTTGGGGAGCCGATGCGCGAGGTCGTCCTGAAGATCAAGCACAACGGCCAACCCGAGTGCGTGGCGTCCGAACGGTACCCCGACGTGACGATGCGGTCGGTGTCGTCGATGACCGGCCGGGGCGACGAGCGCAAGCGCATCGTCGAGGTGACGGGCGACCCTGACGATGTGGCTGGCTTCATCGAGGTGTTTGGCGAGGGTGATCCGGTCGTCGCCGCCGATCCGATCACGCCGCTCGGTGAGTCGACGGTGTTCCTCTCGCTGACGGTCGCAGTCCCCGAGTGGGACAGCATCGCCGAACTCCTCGCAGATCTGGGACTGCACTACCGGACTGGCACGGTGATCACCGGCGGCCACGAGCGGTGGACGCTGTATCTCGACGAAGACGACGACCTCGCGGCGATCATCGACGCCATCGAGGCGCGCGGCAACGACGTCGAACTCGTCCGGCAGGTGGAGATGCACGAGGTCACGCCGACGTCGAGGCTGGAAACCGCCGGCGCAGTTCACGACCTCACGCCGCGTCAGCGTGAGGCGCTCTCGGCGGCGATTCACGCCGGCTACTACGGGCACGAGCGAGACGCGAGCGTCGAGGACGTGGCCGACCAACTCGGTATCGGGACGACGACCGCGTGGGAGCATCTCGCGCGAGCAGAGGGGAAAGTGATGGCCGACCTCGGCGAACTCCTCGGCCCGGGCGACGACCACACGGCGGAGTAG